A DNA window from Polyodon spathula isolate WHYD16114869_AA chromosome 36, ASM1765450v1, whole genome shotgun sequence contains the following coding sequences:
- the LOC121304046 gene encoding A disintegrin and metalloproteinase with thrombospondin motifs 8, translating into MFALFFLFPVTLTLSAQLYELEEVKPVRMSTRNSGRFWKRSEDLPTFRLSAFGRDFVLHLVPDDSFLAPEFKIQRITAKYPHPRDIPTSVNETEGAEANLRRCFYSGTVDSNQDSVVAVSLCQGIQGSFLSDGDEYLIEPKATGHGKKSATQLHLIKRRAFTNPPTGSKITFDEMGEGSSETDSSESGLSPEMLDAHSHSRHKRFVSEARFVETLLVADSSMVRFYGEDIKHYILTLISVAARIYKHPSIKNSVNLVVVKVLIVEDEEVGPAVSSNGGLTLRNFCAWQRHFNPPSDRHPEHYDTALLFTRQDICGHQNCDTLGVADVGTMCDPNRSCSVIEDDGLQASFTTAHELGHVFSMPHDDSKTCERLFGDLGKHHMMAPLFIHLNKTLPWSPCSAMYITEFFDNGHGDCLLDAPAKTMPLPTGLPGLSYDLDRQCQQVFGEEFLHCPNTADSDVCTQLWCRVEGQPLCTTKNGSLPWADGTVCGKDRLCFNNECVEKEQLMKPKTEIDGNWGAWGEWGDCSRTCGGGVQFSYRECNDPAPQNGGKYCEGQRVTYQSCNIQECPNDNGKSFREEQCEKYNSVNYLDMDGNVKQWIPKYAGVSPRDRCKLFCRARGSSEFKVFEAKVIDGTPCGPDTTSICVQGQCIKAGCDLIIGSNKKLDKCGVCGENGSTCRKITGSLNKARYGYNDIVTIPAGATNIDVKQRSHRGIKHDGNYLAVKSEDGRYILNGNFSVSTVEQDIPVNGAVLKYSGSSTTLERVQSFHTLRQPLTVQLLAMAGEMGPPKVKYTFFIPKDVSFSKPKGKKPSLHVVQPIGLSDWILGEWSECSKSCGSGWLRRNVECRDASGQLSHECDSALKPEDIRPCADLPCPIWQMGPWSSCSRTCGQGERRRSVFCIDYTGKTVEPVKCDPSKQPQPVTGDCVYEEC; encoded by the exons atgtttgctttgtttttcctttttcctgtCACCTTGACACTTTCTGCACAACTGTACGAACTGGAAGAGGTAAAACCTGTCCGAATGAGCACCAGAAACAGCGGGCGCTTTTGGAAAAGGAGTGAAGACCTCCCTACATTTAGGCTTTCAGCGTTTGGCAGAGACTTTGTCCTACACCTGGTACCCGATGACAGTTTTTTAGCTCCAGAATTTAAGATCCAGCGAATCACAGCGAAATATCCCCATCCTAGAGACATCCCGACCAGTGTAAACGAAACGGAAGGAGCCGAAGCTAATCTCAGACGCTGCTTCTACTCGGGTACCGTGGACTCCAACCAAGACTCGGTGGTGGCTGTCAGCCTGTGCCAGGGAATCCAAGGTTCGTTTTTAAGCGACGGAGATGAGTATTTGATTGAGCCCAAAGCCACTGGCCACGGAAAGAAGTCGGCCACCCAGCTCCATCTAATCAAAAGAAGGGCATTCACCAACCCGCCGACTGGATCCAAGATCACCTTCGATGAAATGGGAGAAGGGAGTTCCGAGACAGACTCTTCGGAAAGTGGGCTGTCTCCGGAGATGCTGGATGCGCATTCGCACTCCAGGCACAAGCGCTTTGTATCGGAGGCTCGATTTGTCGAGACCTTGTTGGTGGCTGACTCTTCAATGGTTCGTTTTTATGGCGAGGATATTAAG CACTATATTCTGACGCTGATCTCAGTGGCAGCTCGGATATACAAACACCCCAGCATCAAGAACTCGGTGAAtttggtggtggtgaaggtgctGATCGTGGAAGATGAGGAGGTGGGACCAGCCGTCTCCAGCAACGGTGGTCTGACGCTGCGCAACTTCTGTGCCTGGCAGCGGCATTTCAATCCGCCGAGCGACCGGCACCCAGAGCATTACGATACTGCCCTTCTCTTCACCAGGCAG GATATTTGCGGACACCAGAACTGTGATACGTTGGGGGTCGCAGACGTGGGGACCATGTGTGACCCAAACAGGAGCTGCTCAGTGATTGAAGACGATGGACTCCAGGCTTCCTTCACGACAGCCCATGAACTAG GTCACGTGTTCAGCATGCCGCACGACGATTCCAAGACTTGCGAGAGGCTCTTTGGTGACCTAGGGAAGCATCACATGATGGCGCCTCTGTTTATCCACCTCAACAAGACCCTGCCCTGGTCCCCGTGCAGCGCCATGTACATCACAGAGTTCTTCGACAATGGACACG GAGACTGCCTGCTTGATGCCCCAGCTAAAACGATGCCCTTGCCAACTGGCTTGCCAGGGCTGTCGTACGATTTGGACCGGCAGTGCCAGCAGGTGTTTGGGGAGGAGTTCCTGCATTGTCCCAACACCGCAGACTCTGATGTCTGCACCCAGCTTTGGTGCAGAGTTGAGGGTCAGCCACTCTGTACCACAAAGAACGGCAGCTTACCCTGGGCTGACGGGACCGTGTGTGGAAAGGACAGGCTCTGCTTTAACAATGAGTGCGTGGAGAAAGAACAGCTCATGAAACCAAAG ACTGAAATCGATGGAAACTGGGGGGCCTGGGGAGAGTGGGGAGATTGTTCCAGAACATGCGGTGGAGGAGTTCAGTTCTCCTACAGGGAGTGCAATGATCCTGCTCCCCAAAACGGTGGGAAATACTGCGAGGGGCAAAGAGTCACGTACCAGTCCTGCAACATCCAAGAATGCCCCAATGATAATG GGAAGAGTTTCCGGGAAGAGCAGTGTGAGAAATACAACAGCGTTAATTACCTCGACATGGACGGGAACGTCAAGCAGTGGATACCGAAGTATGCCGGAGTGTCGCCGAGAGACAGGTGCAAGCTGTTCTGCAGGGCGAGAGGCAGCAGTGAATTCAAAGTGTTTGAAGCAAAG GTTATTGACGGCACGCCATGTGGCCCAGACACCACTTCCATCTGTGTTCAAGGCCAGTGCATCAAAGCAGGCTGCGATCTCATCATAGGGTCAAACAAGAAACTGGACAAATGTGGGGTGTGTGGAGAGAATGGGTCCACATGCAGAAAAATAACAGGCTCCTTGAATAAGGCCAG GTATGGCTACAATGACATTGTAACAATCCCTGCTGGTGCCACCAACATTGACGTCAAACAGAGAAGTCACCGTGGGATCAAACATGACGGCAACTACCTGGCGGTGAAGTCAGAGGACGGGCGCTACATCCTGAACGGAAACTTCTCCGTGTCAACGGTGGAGCAGGACATCCCGGTGAACGGGGCCGTGCTCAAGTACAGCGGGTCCTCCACCACCCTGGAACGCGTCCAGAGCTTCCACACGCTCCGCCAGCCTCTCACAGTGCAGCTGCTGGCCATGGCGGGGGAGATGGGCCCTCCCAAAGTCAAGTACACCTTCTTCATCCCAAAGGACGTCTCCTTCAGCAAGCCCAAAGGAAAGAAGCCTTCCTTGCACGTCGTCCAGCCAATCGGATTATCCGACTGGATCCTGGGGGAGTGGTCAGAATGTTCCAAAAGTTGCGGTTCTGGTTGGCTGAGGAGGAACGTGGAATGCAGGGATGCCAGTGGGCAGCTCTCCCATGAATGTGACAGTGCCCTGAAGCCAGAGGACATCAGACCTTGCGCCGATCTCCCGTGTCCCATCTGGCAAATGGGCCCGTGGTCTTCCTGCTCGCGAACTTGTGGCCAGGGAGAGCGCAGGCGGAGCGTCTTCTGTATTGACTACACTGGGAAAACAGTGGAGCCAGTAAAGTGTGATCCTTCAAAGCAGCCCCAGCCAGTCACAGGGGACTGTGTTTACGAAGAGTGCTGA
- the zbtb44 gene encoding zinc finger and BTB domain-containing protein 44 isoform X2 — protein MGVKTFIHSSPTHSQEMLGKLNMLRNEGHFCDVTIRVQDKVFMAHKVVLASCSEFFRTKLVGKLQEEDKCVLDLNHVTVSGFTPLLEYAYTSTLSLNTENIIDVLAAASYMQMFTVASTCSEFMKSSILWNSANNLQQEKPQESAPENSTNCTFTPQDGSVSPVSSECSVIERTIPICRESRRKRKSYIVMSPESPLKCSTQNTSPQIQNASTSFTETQSHPVDSSLAFPWTFPFGIDRRFQSEKPKQAESPRSLEQPGPSDVTRRLDDYLNCEGTKATSPLAAEEDVHVKVERLSDEEVHEEVSQPVSASQSSLSDQQTVPGSEQVHEDLLISPQSSSIGSVDEGVSEGLPSLQGTSSAGGHADDDERLESVQYPYHLYITPSTRPSTNGPDRPFQCPTCGVRFTRIQNLKQHMLIHSGIKPFQCDRCGKKFTRAYSLKMHRLKHEVIS, from the exons ATGGGTGTCAAAACATTTATCCATAGTTCTCCCACCCACAGCCAGGAGATGCTGGGCAAGCTGAACATGCTGCGGAACGAGGGGCATTTCTGTGACGTCACCATCCGTGTCCAAGACAAAGTCTTCATGGCACACAAGGTCGTCCTGGCGTCCTGCAGTGAATTCTTCCGCACCAAACTCGTGGGCAAACTACAAGAGGAGGACAAATGCGTCCTGGACTTGAATCATGTGACAGTGAGCGGCTTCACACCACTGCTGGAGTACGCCTACACGTCTACCCTCTCTTTAAACACGGAGAACATCATTGATGTTCTGGCAGCTGCCAGCTACATGCAGATGTTTACCGTAGCCAGTACCTGTTCAGAGTTCATGAAATCAAGTATCCTTTGGAACAGCGCGAACAACTTGCAGCAGGAGAAGCCTCAGGAGTCTGCTCCGGAGAACTCCACAAACTGCACGTTTACTCCCCAGGATGGCAGCGTGTCCCCAGTCTCCTCTGAGTGCAGTGTTATAGAGAGAACCATACCCATATGCCGGGAGTCTCGCAGAAAACGCAAAAGCTACATCGTGATGTCGCCCGAGAGCCCTCTTAAATGCAGTACACAAAACACTTCCCCTCAGATCCAAAACGCTTCCACCTCCTTCACAGAGACACAGTCCCATCCAGTGGACTCCTCGTTGGCTTTTCCTTGGACTTTCCCCTTTGGGATTGATAGGAGGTTCCAGTCTGAGAAACCCAAGCAGGCTGAGAGCCCCAGGAGCTTGGAACAGCCTGGTCCATCAGACGTGACCAGAAGGCTGGATGACTATCTGAACTGTGAGGGCACAAAAGCCACTTCCCCACTGGCAGCCGAGGAGGACGTCCATGTGAAAGTTGAGAGACTAAGTGATGAAGAAGTGCATGAGGAAGTCTCTCAGCCAGTCAGTGCTTCACAGAGTTCACTGAGCGATCAGCAGACTGTGCCAGGAAGCGAGCAAGTCCACGAAGACCTTTTAATTAGCCCCCAGTCTTCCTCGATTG GTTCAGTAGATGAAGGAGTCTCGGAGGGGTTACCGTCACTTCAGGGTACTTCCAGTGCTGGAGGCCATGCAGATGACGATGAAAG GCTCGAAAGTGTACAGTATCCCTATCACCTGTATATAACCCCGTCTACGAGACCCAGCACAAATGGTCCTGACAGACCTTTCCAGTGCCCTACGTGTGGAGTCAGGTTTACACGCATTCAGAACTTGAAACAGCACATGCTTATCCACTCTG GCATTAAACCTTTCCAGTGTGATCGCTGCGGGAAAAAGTTCACTCGGGCGTACTCCTTAAAGATGCATCGCCTGAAGCACGAAG